The proteins below are encoded in one region of Flavobacterium nackdongense:
- a CDS encoding DUF4304 domain-containing protein, which translates to MGLFSKLFGIKPAQKTATENKFPTDNSTMETVDLKNHFDQICKGTIIPFFKENGFKKKALHFARQTNDVTQCFNVQKSQWNSYNDSVTFTFNFGFYNSDITSIITDKEVHNEFPKTYDCFIQNRLGTFSHNRDHWYTISRNIDPSKTAEQIKTDLETYLKPIFENYTSLEKLKKFIDKDEKYISPTLSPYYLIAFYMLTDQKEKGRKTILEYYENALKPQTVTETIVLPDGTRKEKVTSHINQYYIDGIKKLADRYEVKL; encoded by the coding sequence ATGGGATTGTTTTCAAAATTATTTGGCATTAAACCAGCTCAAAAAACAGCAACAGAAAATAAATTTCCGACTGACAACTCAACTATGGAAACTGTGGACTTGAAAAATCATTTTGACCAAATTTGCAAAGGGACAATCATTCCTTTCTTCAAAGAAAACGGTTTTAAGAAAAAAGCACTTCATTTTGCTCGACAAACAAATGATGTTACTCAATGTTTCAATGTTCAAAAAAGTCAATGGAATTCATACAATGACAGTGTAACTTTTACATTCAACTTTGGCTTCTACAATTCAGACATTACTTCAATTATTACGGACAAAGAAGTTCACAACGAATTTCCAAAAACATATGACTGTTTTATTCAAAACCGACTTGGAACATTTTCTCACAACCGAGACCATTGGTATACAATTTCAAGAAATATTGACCCATCTAAAACTGCCGAGCAAATAAAGACTGACCTTGAAACGTATTTAAAACCAATTTTCGAAAATTACACTTCACTTGAAAAGCTAAAAAAATTTATAGATAAAGACGAGAAGTATATTAGTCCGACACTTTCGCCATATTACTTAATTGCATTTTATATGTTAACTGACCAGAAAGAAAAAGGGCGAAAAACAATACTTGAATATTATGAAAATGCCTTAAAACCACAGACTGTTACAGAAACAATTGTTTTGCCCGATGGTACAAGAAAAGAAAAAGTAACTTCACATATTAACCAATATTACATAGACGGTATTAAAAAACTTGCTGACAGATATGAAGTTAAATTATAA
- a CDS encoding FKBP-type peptidyl-prolyl cis-trans isomerase, with protein MKHILSALLALTLFISCTKDNNPTVDYTAKNEQEIKDYIAKNNLTAQRSASGLYYVIKNLGTGTQPTASSNVTVAYKGYFTNGTVFDKSPDAGISFGLQQVIKGWTEGIPYFKTGGDGILLVPSHLGYGSYNYQGIPGGSVLIFDVKLISVN; from the coding sequence ATGAAACACATTTTATCCGCATTATTAGCCTTAACTCTTTTTATTTCTTGTACAAAAGACAATAATCCGACAGTAGATTATACGGCCAAAAACGAGCAAGAAATCAAAGATTATATTGCTAAAAACAATTTAACAGCCCAAAGGAGCGCATCAGGTTTGTATTACGTAATCAAAAATCTTGGAACCGGAACACAACCTACAGCAAGTTCGAATGTAACCGTAGCCTACAAAGGCTATTTCACCAACGGAACAGTATTCGATAAAAGTCCTGATGCAGGTATTTCATTTGGACTACAGCAAGTAATCAAAGGCTGGACAGAAGGAATTCCTTATTTCAAAACTGGCGGCGATGGTATACTTTTAGTTCCATCACATCTTGGATACGGAAGTTATAATTACCAAGGTATTCCCGGAGGCTCAGTACTTATTTTTGACGTGAAATTAATTTCAGTGAATTAA